The following coding sequences are from one Nicotiana tomentosiformis chromosome 3, ASM39032v3, whole genome shotgun sequence window:
- the LOC138907932 gene encoding uncharacterized protein, translating into MESVLRLRDEEDEEEEEEEGNSRMVARARAGTDIGKASGSVGTDSVFLRSDKAEENTSTQVPEQRGTEDVIPVEEAIDNDAGTELEVYHGEGVHGEEDPFHGYFVGIEDATGPSDSEPLKKSSGKAGIPHIFDEAQQALNRASALCHEAFFRSQGELSQSEAKIRRFTEERDTFKLLSEQKEGEAKGLRVELEAGRKEQTDLSEQVKRIFEVTDTDLGVTANSSVSQVQQKLDVIGQLHAEVDAVKAGAEKWKKNMDRLAAEKETARDQLALVEEQLRSSKERALVQDKNIEEFQSRLDSMTSDREKLASEQATVKSGAEIAMDNADAIMAVYRSDAEAAQVRQRTKIENAKELEAEARMLAFPDDYDTGSMSGSESGDLESEDAAPGED; encoded by the exons ATGGAGTCGGTCCTgcgtctgagggatgaagaagatgaagaagaagaagaagaagaaggtaacTCTAGGATGGTGGCCCGTGCACGGGCTGGCACCGATATTGGTAAAGCTTCGGGATCGGTGGGGACTGATTCTGTTTTTCTCAGGTCCGACAAGGCCGAAGAGAATACTTCGACCCAAGTTCCAGAGCAAAGGGGAACCGAGGACGTTATACCCGTCGAAGAGGCGATTGACAATGATGCGGGGACCGAGCTTGAG GTTTATCATGGGGAGGGGGTCCATGGAGAGGAAGACCCTTTCCATGGTTATTTTGTTGGGATAGAAGATGCTACCGGTCCGAGCGATTCAGAGCCTTTGAAGAAAAGCTCGGGAAAAGCAGGGATTCCTCATATATTCGACGAAGCTCAGCAGGCCCTAAATAGG gCTTCTGCACTCTGTCACGAAGCATTTTTCCGATCTCAAGGGGAGCTAAGTCAGTCCGAAGCCAAAATTCGAAGGTTTACTGAGGAGAGAGACaccttcaagcttctcagtgagcagaaGGAAGGAGAAGCAAAAGGACTTCGGGTCGAGCTAGAAGCAGGTCGGAAAGAACAAACCGACTTGTCCGAGCAGGTAAAGAGGATTTTTGAAGTTACTGACACTGATTTAGGCGTGACAGCTAATAGTTCGGTCTCGCAGGTTCAGCAAAAGCTCGATGTTATTGGGCAACTTCATGCCGAGGTAGACGCAGTGAAAGCGggggccgaaaaatggaaaaagaacATGGATCGCCTTGCCGCTGAAAAGGAGACCGCCCGGGATCAGCTGGCCTTGGTCGAGGAACAACTTCGGAGCTCGAAAGAGAGAGCCTTGGTGCAAGACAAGAATatcgaggagttccagtctcgTTTGGACTCAATGACTTCTGATCGAGAAAAATTGGCCTCGGAACAGGCAACAGTCAAATCGGGGGCCGAAATAGCCATGGATAATGCTGATGCAATTATGGCTGTTTATCGAtctgatgctgaagccgctcaagttcGGCAAAGGA CCAAGATCGAGAAtgcaaaagagcttgaagccgaaGCCAGGATGTTGGCCTTTCCCGATGATTATGATACCGGGAGTATGAGTGGTTCTGAGAGCGGAGACCTCGAGAGTGAAGATGCTGCTCCTGGAGAGGACTAA
- the LOC117280002 gene encoding uncharacterized protein: protein MEAMQSWISEHKLTSIGTFWATVVGASLAYSSARTPFKPSLRLIHARIHAQALTLAVLSGAAVYHYYDKNSNEQVHK, encoded by the exons ATGGAGGCCATGCAATCTTGGATTTCTGAGCACAAACTCACCAGCATTG GGACATTCTGGGCTACTGTTGTTGGTGCTTCACTAGCTTACTCAAGTGCCAGAACGCCATTTAAGCCAAGTCTTAGGCTCATTCATGCCAG GATACACGCACAAGCTTTAACATTAGCAgtgttatcaggagcagcagtttatCATTACTATGACAAAAATAGCAACGAGCAAGTCCACAAGTAA